One Gelria sp. Kuro-4 DNA segment encodes these proteins:
- the pth gene encoding aminoacyl-tRNA hydrolase, with protein sequence MKLVAGLGNPGREYEETRHNAGFLVVDYLAREEKLTFAASDFHAALARGRVAGVDVVLAKPQTYMNLSGLAVGALVRWYKLDPSEDLLVVSDDLDLPLGRLRLRARGSHGGHRGLLSIISELGTSDFARLRLGIGRPEGSESAKDKVLGAFSEEEGRILDEVIVAAAAAIRTWLAEGAAAAMNRHNSFQAPYEA encoded by the coding sequence ATGAAGCTGGTGGCGGGGCTGGGTAACCCGGGCCGGGAGTACGAGGAAACGCGCCACAACGCGGGTTTCCTGGTGGTGGATTACCTGGCGCGCGAAGAGAAGCTTACTTTTGCCGCTTCGGATTTCCACGCCGCCCTGGCGCGCGGTCGGGTGGCGGGTGTGGACGTGGTCCTGGCCAAGCCCCAAACCTACATGAACCTGAGCGGCCTGGCGGTGGGTGCCCTGGTGCGCTGGTACAAGCTCGACCCGAGCGAGGATCTCCTGGTGGTATCCGACGACCTGGACCTGCCCCTGGGGCGCCTGCGCCTGAGAGCCCGGGGCAGCCACGGCGGGCACCGCGGGCTTCTTTCCATCATCAGTGAACTGGGTACCAGCGATTTCGCCCGCCTGCGCCTGGGTATCGGGCGTCCCGAAGGCTCCGAAAGCGCCAAAGACAAGGTGCTGGGGGCCTTCAGCGAGGAAGAAGGGCGCATCCTGGACGAAGTGATCGTGGCGGCGGCCGCCGCCATCCGCACCTGGCTTGCAGAGGGCGCCGCGGCGGCCATGAACCGGCACAACAGCTTCCAGGCGCCGTACGAGGCCTGA
- a CDS encoding AbrB/MazE/SpoVT family DNA-binding domain-containing protein, producing the protein MPLSRLSSKGQLVIPIGIRKKLGLEQGGELSLHLRGRKIVLEPIAGRRGTHTWESWRGALRNSTALEDHLKEHSSVCHCLGARTQCPTPHW; encoded by the coding sequence GTGCCACTATCACGTCTGTCCTCCAAGGGCCAACTCGTGATCCCAATTGGCATCCGGAAAAAGCTCGGGCTGGAACAAGGCGGGGAGCTAAGTCTTCATTTACGTGGCCGTAAGATCGTTCTCGAACCTATTGCCGGCCGACGCGGGACTCATACTTGGGAATCCTGGCGTGGTGCCTTGCGAAACAGCACGGCGCTGGAAGATCATCTTAAGGAACACAGCTCTGTTTGCCATTGCCTTGGCGCAAGAACTCAATGCCCCACTCCTCACTGGTGA
- a CDS encoding ribose-phosphate pyrophosphokinase, translated as MAPDQRRLKVFSGNAHPELAKEIAAYIGVPLGAAKVSRFSNGEIQVVIDESVRGADIFVVQPITSPVNENIMELLILMDAFRRASARRITAVIPHYGYARQDRKARGREPISAKLMANLLVTAGAGRVLTMDLHAAQIQGFFDIPVDHLLAGPLLAEYFQKKGLENVTVVSPDIGGVTRARDLAQRLHAPIAIIDKRRPAPNVAEVMHVIGDIKDRTVIMVDDLIDTAGTILLGSQALKEYGAKEVYACCTHPVLSGPAISRLGEAPVKEVVVTNTIPLGPEKQLDKIKVLSVAPIFGEAIIRIYEDLSVSKLFE; from the coding sequence GTGGCGCCAGATCAACGGCGGCTCAAGGTTTTCTCCGGTAATGCCCACCCGGAGCTGGCCAAGGAGATTGCCGCCTACATCGGGGTACCTTTGGGCGCGGCCAAGGTGAGCCGCTTTTCCAACGGCGAAATCCAGGTGGTCATCGACGAAAGCGTGCGCGGGGCGGACATCTTTGTGGTCCAGCCCATTACGAGCCCGGTAAACGAGAACATCATGGAGCTTCTTATTCTCATGGACGCCTTCCGGCGGGCTTCTGCGCGGCGCATCACGGCGGTAATACCGCACTACGGCTATGCCCGCCAGGACCGGAAGGCCCGCGGGCGCGAACCCATCTCGGCTAAACTCATGGCCAACCTCCTGGTCACGGCCGGCGCGGGCCGGGTACTCACCATGGACCTGCATGCCGCCCAAATTCAGGGCTTCTTCGACATCCCGGTGGATCACCTTCTGGCCGGGCCGCTCCTGGCGGAGTACTTCCAGAAAAAAGGCCTGGAGAACGTCACGGTGGTCTCGCCGGACATCGGCGGTGTGACCCGGGCGCGCGACCTGGCCCAGCGCCTGCACGCCCCCATCGCCATAATCGATAAGCGCCGACCGGCGCCGAACGTGGCGGAGGTTATGCACGTCATCGGGGACATAAAGGACCGCACGGTGATTATGGTAGACGACCTCATCGACACGGCCGGCACCATTCTTTTGGGCAGTCAGGCGCTGAAAGAGTACGGTGCCAAGGAGGTTTACGCCTGTTGCACGCATCCGGTTCTTTCCGGGCCGGCTATCAGCCGGCTGGGGGAGGCACCGGTAAAGGAAGTGGTGGTGACCAATACCATTCCGCTCGGCCCGGAAAAGCAGCTCGATAAAATAAAGGTCCTTTCGGTGGCTCCCATTTTCGGCGAGGCTATCATCCGCATTTACGAAGACCTGTCAGTGAGCAAACTGTTTGAGTAA
- a CDS encoding 50S ribosomal protein L25, translating into MAEVVVTKKRTATGKGASHADRRAGRVPVVLYGEGVAEPVHLVAEQGRLEKLLTTHGPGSIVTVKVEGEAEHPAMIKEVQYHPVRGNVVHVDFQGISLTKKLRTVLPLALKGTPQGVKEGGVLQHQLREVEVECLPHDLPESIAVDISGLDVGDALFVRDLEVPAAVKVLTDQNEVIASVLAPTKEEEGEPAAAEAEAAEAGEAPAAEEKDKE; encoded by the coding sequence ATGGCGGAAGTTGTGGTAACGAAAAAGCGTACGGCGACGGGTAAAGGAGCCAGCCATGCCGACCGGCGGGCCGGCCGGGTACCGGTAGTGCTATACGGGGAAGGCGTGGCGGAACCCGTGCATCTTGTCGCTGAGCAGGGCCGGCTCGAGAAACTCCTCACCACGCACGGGCCCGGCTCCATTGTCACCGTAAAAGTGGAGGGCGAGGCCGAGCACCCGGCGATGATTAAAGAGGTGCAGTACCACCCGGTGCGCGGGAACGTCGTTCACGTTGACTTTCAGGGAATCTCGCTCACGAAGAAGCTCCGGACCGTGTTGCCGCTTGCCCTGAAAGGGACCCCCCAGGGCGTCAAGGAGGGCGGTGTCCTGCAGCACCAGCTGCGCGAGGTGGAAGTGGAATGCCTGCCGCACGACCTGCCTGAGTCCATTGCGGTCGACATCAGCGGGCTGGATGTGGGCGACGCGCTCTTTGTGCGCGACCTTGAGGTGCCGGCGGCGGTTAAGGTGCTCACCGACCAGAACGAGGTTATCGCCAGCGTCCTGGCCCCGACCAAGGAAGAGGAAGGCGAGCCGGCGGCCGCGGAAGCGGAGGCTGCCGAGGCCGGCGAGGCTCCGGCGGCGGAAGAGAAGGACAAGGAGTAA